In a single window of the Pseudopipra pipra isolate bDixPip1 chromosome Z, bDixPip1.hap1, whole genome shotgun sequence genome:
- the PCGF3 gene encoding polycomb group RING finger protein 3 — translation MLTRKIKLWDINAHITCRLCNGYLIDATTVTECLHTFCRSCLVKYLEENNTCPTCRIVIHQSHPLQYIGHDRTMQDIVYKLVPGLQEAEMKKQREFYHKLGMEVPGDIKGETCSTKQHLDSHRNGETKADENLNKETSEEKQEEDNDYHRSDEQVSICLECNSSKLRGLKRKWIRCSAQATVLHLKKFIAKKLNLSSFNELDILCNEEILGKDHTLKFVVVTRWRFKKAPLLLHYRPKMDLL, via the exons ATGCTAACAAGAAAGATTAAGCTTTGGGACATTAATGCCCATATAACCTGTCGTCTGTGCAATGGATACCTGATTGATGCTACTACTGTAACAGAATGCTTACATACTT TCTGTAGAAGCTGCCTAGTGAAATATTTGGAGGAAAACAACACTTGTCCAACCTGTAGAATTGTTATACATCAGAGCCACCCATTACAGTATATTGG TCATGACAGAACAATGCAAGATATTGTTTACAAACTTGTGCCAGGCCTCCAAGAAG cggaaatgaaaaagcaaagggaGTTTTATCACAAACTGGGCATGGAAGTTCCAGGGGACATCAAAGGGGAGACATGTTCCACAAAACAGCACCTAGATTCTCATCGAAATG GTGAAACTAAAGCAgatgaaaatttaaataaagaaacttcagaggaaaaacagGAGGAAGATAATGACTACCACCGAAGTGACGAACAG GTAAGCATCTGCTTGGAGTGCAATAGCAGCAAATTGCGTGGATTGAAACGAAAATGGATTCGTTGCTCAGCACAAGCAACAGTTTTGCATCTAAAGAAGTTCATTGCCAAAAAACTCaacctttcttcttttaacGAG CTGGACATATTATGCAATGAAGAGATTCTTGGCAAAGACCACACACTCAAGTTTGTAGTTGTTACTAGATGGAGATTTAAG AAAGCACCTCTACTGCTACATTATAGACCCAAAATGGACTTGCTGTAA